A portion of the Leptospira broomii serovar Hurstbridge str. 5399 genome contains these proteins:
- a CDS encoding YheT family hydrolase: protein MEHLPFRPKRFVSGKHAQTIYNTFFPPSNRLRTAYYCEDILLTVSGNSGDTLWLEHNPPIASYKRDSIPWNGTYIVMVHGMEGDSESPYLISLAQSALERGYGTLRMNLRNCGKGRGYAKYSYYAGQSEDLQDVLDFARDSLSAKVFVSGFSLSANLVLKFFGERSDRKALAFSAVSPPLDLAKNCAFIDSLAGRFYREHFLNAFRKKIKEGIVELAPEIRANLGNVKTFFDFDDLITAPTFGYRSALDYYKINSCKNYIRMIRHPGILVHAEDDPVVPIFEWDSIPWENLPNLQVLLTKKGGHVGFLSDRSPAVPDGHWVTKILLDYFDSKL, encoded by the coding sequence ATGGAACACCTGCCCTTTCGCCCTAAACGATTCGTTTCAGGAAAACACGCTCAAACGATCTATAATACTTTTTTTCCTCCTTCAAACCGATTACGGACCGCTTATTATTGCGAAGATATTCTTCTTACGGTAAGTGGAAATTCAGGAGACACTCTTTGGTTAGAGCATAATCCTCCGATCGCAAGCTATAAACGAGATTCTATTCCGTGGAATGGAACTTATATCGTTATGGTTCATGGTATGGAAGGAGATTCGGAAAGCCCGTATCTAATTTCACTAGCTCAAAGTGCATTAGAAAGAGGTTATGGAACTCTTAGAATGAATTTACGAAATTGCGGAAAAGGCAGAGGATATGCAAAATATTCTTATTATGCCGGACAGTCCGAAGATTTACAGGACGTTCTGGACTTCGCAAGAGACTCTCTCTCTGCAAAGGTCTTCGTATCGGGGTTCTCACTTTCCGCAAATCTAGTATTGAAATTTTTCGGAGAACGATCGGATCGGAAAGCGTTGGCCTTTTCCGCAGTATCGCCCCCTTTAGATTTGGCAAAAAATTGCGCTTTTATCGATTCCTTGGCAGGTCGCTTTTATAGAGAGCATTTCTTAAATGCCTTTAGAAAGAAAATTAAGGAAGGAATCGTAGAATTAGCGCCTGAGATAAGAGCCAATCTAGGCAACGTAAAAACCTTCTTTGACTTCGATGATTTGATTACGGCTCCTACGTTCGGATATAGAAGTGCATTAGATTATTATAAGATAAATTCTTGCAAGAATTACATTCGCATGATACGTCATCCCGGAATACTTGTACACGCCGAGGACGATCCTGTCGTTCCTATTTTCGAATGGGATTCCATTCCATGGGAAAATCTTCCGAACCTTCAGGTTTTGCTCACTAAAAAAGGGGGTCATGTCGGATTCTTGTCCGATCGCAGCCCGGCCGTTCCGGACGGTCATTGGGTCACGAAAATTCTGCTGGATTATTTCGATTCCAAATTATAG
- a CDS encoding DUF4416 family protein, with amino-acid sequence MKQKLPATKQRKPLPASFFLIVSFENQEVYYKLKERAENIFSQTLYESQPLPKWSHQFANFLDSPLGRQTRILSFKRRISREELPSLQKECLKFQEQLRKTDESFRIFPGYLTPYNLVLSFVEEDLHRIYLFHGAFAEIIYTYQSQKWICQSSAPDFFKAPEVIYFFTNLRESYVLSLEKR; translated from the coding sequence GTGAAACAAAAGCTACCCGCAACTAAGCAACGCAAACCTTTACCTGCATCATTTTTCTTAATCGTATCTTTCGAGAATCAGGAAGTTTACTACAAGTTGAAGGAAAGAGCGGAAAATATCTTTTCCCAAACCTTGTATGAATCACAACCTCTCCCTAAATGGAGTCATCAATTCGCAAACTTCTTAGATTCCCCTCTGGGACGACAAACCAGGATACTCTCCTTTAAACGTCGCATATCAAGGGAAGAATTACCCAGTTTGCAAAAGGAATGTCTTAAATTCCAGGAACAGCTTAGGAAAACGGACGAGTCCTTTCGAATTTTCCCCGGCTACCTGACGCCTTATAACCTAGTCTTATCCTTCGTCGAAGAGGATTTGCATAGAATCTATCTTTTTCACGGAGCCTTTGCCGAAATCATATACACATATCAAAGCCAGAAGTGGATATGTCAATCTTCGGCTCCGGACTTTTTTAAAGCCCCCGAAGTAATTTACTTTTTTACAAACTTGAGAGAATCATATGTACTTTCCCTGGAAAAACGCTAA